A DNA window from Legionella sp. MW5194 contains the following coding sequences:
- the potA gene encoding spermidine/putrescine ABC transporter ATP-binding protein PotA produces the protein MTISLIDIKDVSKSYGNTLILDRLNLTVYNGEFLTLLGPSGCGKTTLLRLISGFEQPSEGEIYINGQCVNALPPQKRDVHTVFQSYALFPHLSVFENVAFALRCKRIAEDEIRTRVVDALRLVQLESFSNRNIRQLSGGQQQRVAIARAIINRPQVLLLDEPLSSLDYRLRKAMQYELKQIQKTLNMTFVFVTHDQEEALSMSDRIVVFNLGQIEQVGTPREVYETPANLHVASFIGEANIFNADVIAAQPDELTTTIEDVRIQCKNSGHYQVGDKVHVIVRPEDIRVWSLSEVTEPRGMLPGKILDIIYKGSTVDLKVVLPSGAVINASEFFDEDDDKLEYALHETVWVEWLPGWEVLLPYEH, from the coding sequence ATGACCATATCGCTGATAGACATCAAGGATGTGAGTAAATCGTATGGCAATACCCTCATTCTTGATCGCCTAAACCTAACGGTTTATAACGGGGAATTTCTCACCTTGCTCGGCCCGTCAGGGTGTGGAAAAACCACGCTGTTGCGTTTAATTTCCGGCTTTGAGCAACCCAGCGAAGGTGAAATTTACATCAATGGGCAATGCGTCAACGCCCTGCCCCCGCAAAAACGCGATGTGCATACCGTTTTTCAAAGCTATGCGCTGTTTCCCCACTTGTCCGTGTTTGAAAATGTCGCCTTTGCGCTGCGATGCAAACGCATTGCCGAGGATGAAATAAGGACTCGTGTTGTTGATGCCCTGCGCCTGGTGCAGCTCGAGTCTTTTTCCAATCGCAATATCCGGCAGTTAAGCGGCGGCCAGCAGCAGCGCGTGGCCATCGCCCGGGCGATCATTAACCGCCCGCAGGTGCTGTTGCTCGATGAACCCTTAAGTTCGCTCGACTATCGCCTGCGCAAAGCCATGCAGTACGAATTAAAGCAAATCCAGAAAACCTTGAACATGACCTTCGTTTTTGTCACCCATGATCAGGAAGAAGCCTTGTCCATGTCGGATCGCATCGTGGTGTTTAATCTGGGCCAGATCGAGCAGGTCGGCACCCCGCGTGAAGTGTATGAAACCCCGGCAAACCTGCACGTGGCCAGCTTCATCGGCGAAGCCAATATTTTTAACGCCGACGTCATCGCGGCACAGCCCGACGAATTGACCACCACCATCGAAGACGTCCGCATTCAATGCAAAAACAGCGGCCATTATCAGGTCGGGGATAAGGTGCATGTGATTGTGCGGCCCGAAGACATTCGGGTGTGGAGCCTGTCCGAGGTCACGGAACCACGCGGCATGCTACCGGGCAAAATCCTGGACATTATCTACAAGGGGTCGACGGTGGATTTGAAAGTTGTCCTCCCGTCAGGTGCCGTGATCAATGCCTCGGAATTTTTTGATGAGGACGATGATAAACTGGAATATGCCCTCCATGAAACAGTCTGGGTGGAATGGCTGCCAGGTTGGGAGGTCCTGTTACCTTATGAACACTAA
- a CDS encoding ABC transporter permease produces the protein MNTKSLSLTLFYGWLLLFSFLPLSLVVIASFLSRDSVHLVTLPFTLDNYTALIDPVFAKIFLRSVGIALITTLLCLLIAYPFSYLMIKSRHQSLLLLLIIIPFWTSSLVRTYSLIAILKFKGVLNAILLKLHLIDTPLSLLYSNFAVISGLVYNLFPFMVLPLFTNMERFDFRLIEAAKDLGANRWAIFWRVFLPNTASGIVSGSLLVFLPAMTLFYIPNVLGGARSILLGNLIQNQFLVVENWPQGAATSVVLTLLLVLLLVFYRGLNKEVTH, from the coding sequence ATGAACACTAAATCCCTGTCATTGACGCTTTTTTATGGCTGGCTATTACTGTTTAGTTTTCTTCCACTTTCGCTGGTGGTGATTGCGAGTTTTTTATCGAGAGACAGTGTTCATCTGGTGACTCTGCCGTTTACTCTGGATAACTACACGGCTTTAATTGACCCGGTGTTTGCTAAAATTTTTCTGCGTTCAGTCGGTATTGCTCTGATTACGACTCTGCTCTGCCTGCTGATTGCTTACCCCTTCAGTTATTTAATGATTAAATCCCGGCATCAATCCCTGCTGTTGCTGCTTATTATTATTCCATTCTGGACCAGTTCGCTGGTCCGTACTTATTCCTTGATTGCCATCCTTAAATTCAAGGGGGTATTAAACGCTATTCTGCTCAAACTGCACCTGATTGATACGCCTCTGTCGCTGCTTTATTCCAACTTCGCTGTGATATCCGGCCTGGTGTATAACCTCTTTCCTTTCATGGTGCTTCCACTATTTACCAACATGGAACGCTTTGATTTCCGCCTAATTGAAGCGGCAAAAGATTTAGGCGCTAACCGATGGGCTATTTTTTGGCGGGTATTTTTACCCAATACAGCAAGCGGCATCGTGTCAGGCAGCCTGCTGGTTTTTTTACCGGCAATGACCCTGTTTTATATTCCCAATGTCTTAGGCGGCGCCCGTTCCATCCTGCTTGGCAATTTAATCCAGAATCAATTTCTGGTGGTAGAAAACTGGCCGCAGGGTGCGGCCACCAGCGTTGTACTGACTTTGCTGCTGGTTTTACTCCTGGTTTTCTATCGAGGCCTGAATAAGGAGGTTACCCATTGA
- a CDS encoding DNA recombination protein RmuC, producing the protein MSFFQQFTVLQGVAIAIALHFILILGLFRKIAQLRHQYQQSQEKSQLLLIEELHKLHLSLHEQLHTSQTPLVERITHGQLNSQRLISETVQRHMTDVREQIGHSFKQHASSLTSHLQSLTEEIRNHLHSLTQQVNHKLTEGFEKTSTTFTDVVRRLTIIDEAQKKITELSSHVVSLQDVLVDKRARGAFGEVQLAALIDNMIPANHYRMQHTLSNQRRADCILFLPEPTGHIVIDAKFPLETYQKLMNHALSLTERKPLQQQFRQDLQKHIKDIAEKYIIPGETTDSAMMFIPAEAIFAEIHANYPEVIALSQRLKVWLVSPSTLMAVLTTARAVLKDDATRTQVHIIQKHLHALADDFQRFEKRMDKLSKHIDLAHHDVGEVTTSARKIAQRFQKIEAVDLESDSLVLPQALEELEP; encoded by the coding sequence ATGAGTTTTTTTCAACAGTTCACTGTCTTGCAGGGTGTGGCCATTGCCATAGCCCTGCACTTTATTTTAATTCTCGGGCTGTTTAGAAAAATAGCTCAGTTACGCCATCAATACCAGCAGAGCCAGGAAAAATCCCAGCTGCTTCTGATTGAGGAATTACACAAACTTCACCTGTCGCTCCATGAACAATTACACACCAGCCAGACACCGCTTGTGGAGCGGATAACTCACGGGCAATTAAACAGCCAGCGACTTATCAGTGAAACCGTTCAACGTCACATGACCGATGTCCGCGAACAGATTGGCCACAGTTTTAAACAACATGCCAGCTCACTGACCTCGCACCTGCAGTCGCTGACGGAAGAAATACGCAACCACCTGCACTCACTTACCCAGCAGGTTAACCATAAACTGACGGAAGGATTTGAAAAAACCTCTACCACGTTTACCGATGTGGTTCGGCGTTTAACCATCATTGACGAAGCGCAGAAGAAAATCACCGAACTGTCGTCCCATGTCGTCAGCCTGCAGGATGTTCTGGTGGACAAACGCGCGCGTGGGGCCTTTGGCGAAGTGCAGTTGGCCGCGCTGATAGACAACATGATTCCCGCCAACCATTACCGCATGCAGCACACCTTGTCCAATCAACGACGAGCCGATTGCATATTGTTTTTGCCAGAGCCGACAGGCCACATTGTCATTGATGCCAAATTTCCGCTCGAAACCTATCAGAAACTGATGAACCATGCCTTGTCATTGACTGAGCGCAAGCCCTTGCAACAACAGTTTCGCCAGGACCTGCAAAAACACATTAAGGACATTGCCGAGAAATACATTATTCCCGGAGAAACCACTGACAGCGCCATGATGTTCATTCCGGCCGAAGCCATTTTTGCCGAAATCCATGCCAATTACCCCGAGGTGATCGCCCTTTCGCAACGCCTGAAAGTCTGGCTCGTCTCACCGAGCACCCTGATGGCCGTGTTAACCACGGCACGCGCGGTGTTAAAAGACGATGCCACGCGAACGCAGGTTCATATTATTCAAAAGCATTTACATGCATTGGCCGACGATTTTCAGCGCTTCGAAAAGCGCATGGACAAGCTGTCAAAACACATTGACCTCGCCCACCATGACGTGGGCGAGGTGACAACCTCTGCCCGCAAAATCGCGCAGCGTTTTCAAAAGATTGAGGCTGTTGATCTGGAGTCGGACTCCCTGGTCCTGCCGCAAGCCCTTGAAGAGTTGGAACCCTAA
- a CDS encoding neurogenic locus notch — protein sequence MRLFSSIFFFFLLTASFSPAFAGSCAPNAQAVCQDQCPRNCNVDVCCAQMGGISYCDSSAGRYVCNNGYYSSCYCTRHAVMDLQLLPGCCLWQGGVFTVNELGVVLCNDGSISELCSLQPNTTPTVSVTPW from the coding sequence ATGCGCTTATTCAGTTCGATATTCTTTTTTTTCCTGCTCACTGCGAGCTTTTCACCTGCTTTTGCCGGTTCATGCGCACCCAATGCCCAGGCGGTGTGTCAGGATCAATGCCCGCGCAATTGCAACGTTGATGTCTGCTGTGCACAAATGGGAGGCATCAGCTACTGCGACTCCTCGGCTGGCCGCTATGTTTGCAATAATGGTTATTATTCGTCCTGCTATTGTACCCGTCATGCGGTGATGGATCTGCAATTGCTTCCCGGCTGCTGCCTCTGGCAAGGCGGCGTGTTTACTGTCAATGAGCTGGGCGTGGTGCTTTGCAACGACGGCAGTATTTCCGAACTCTGTTCATTACAACCCAACACAACCCCCACGGTGTCAGTGACACCCTGGTAA
- a CDS encoding DUF4785 domain-containing protein gives MRATYLLMVSALWAGQSLAYTLPQEAVHPYECDHCESLSHDNLSSDWPTNHLPLGHETMHSQKSNKYSLKTTLQQLSQGVAVQTLAPGAIIRISPATANSRLKLNFNLETEAHQVLPLKEASALFADEEGLKESAFGGESLMAMQLKPELGSGRFILKTDAVKGHEQDAYIIHVFDQGSNAYLTVATDKARYHYGDELIATFSLRDDAVGYPIDVITANLVTPDGNQRALTLEKISWDVYQAKVMLRSEKGFHGENWYIEAQVDTDVGGRNVKRQAHTAFSYTIPSAAVRSIHHDNAAEPFQFKAQVEVATGSRYALQAVLFATNDQGDVIPVDTVQSAAWFATGLHELNFSFHPEESTTYKAPYYLGALQLTDYGQLKAVYEYSQLIPLQQIGQE, from the coding sequence GTGAGAGCAACCTATTTACTGATGGTGTCTGCCTTATGGGCAGGCCAAAGCCTGGCATACACTTTGCCCCAGGAAGCCGTGCATCCCTATGAGTGCGATCATTGCGAATCGTTGTCACATGACAATTTAAGCAGCGATTGGCCAACCAATCATCTGCCGCTTGGTCATGAAACCATGCACTCCCAGAAAAGCAATAAATACAGCCTGAAAACCACCCTTCAGCAATTAAGTCAGGGGGTCGCAGTGCAGACATTGGCCCCGGGTGCAATCATCCGTATCAGCCCTGCGACTGCAAATTCCCGCCTTAAGTTGAATTTTAATCTGGAAACAGAGGCCCATCAGGTGCTTCCTCTCAAAGAGGCTTCTGCCCTGTTTGCCGACGAGGAGGGGCTGAAAGAATCCGCTTTTGGCGGTGAAAGCCTCATGGCCATGCAACTAAAACCCGAACTCGGTTCTGGCCGTTTCATTTTAAAAACTGATGCGGTGAAAGGTCATGAGCAGGATGCCTATATCATTCATGTGTTTGATCAGGGATCCAATGCTTACCTGACGGTGGCCACCGATAAGGCACGTTATCATTATGGGGATGAGTTGATTGCAACCTTCAGTTTGCGGGACGATGCCGTAGGCTACCCCATCGATGTTATTACTGCCAATCTGGTCACTCCGGATGGCAATCAACGGGCGCTGACGCTTGAAAAAATCTCCTGGGATGTTTACCAGGCCAAGGTAATGCTGCGCTCTGAAAAGGGCTTTCACGGGGAAAACTGGTACATTGAAGCGCAGGTGGATACCGATGTCGGCGGCCGCAATGTCAAGCGCCAGGCTCACACCGCCTTTTCCTACACCATCCCTTCAGCGGCAGTAAGAAGCATTCACCATGACAATGCGGCCGAACCGTTTCAATTCAAAGCCCAGGTCGAAGTCGCTACCGGCAGCCGTTATGCGCTGCAGGCCGTTTTGTTTGCGACCAACGACCAGGGCGACGTGATTCCTGTCGATACGGTGCAATCCGCCGCCTGGTTCGCAACGGGCCTTCATGAATTGAATTTCAGTTTTCATCCCGAGGAAAGCACGACATACAAAGCCCCCTATTACTTAGGAGCCCTGCAATTGACGGATTACGGTCAGTTAAAAGCCGTCTATGAGTACAGCCAGTTAATTCCGCTTCAACAGATAGGACAGGAATGA